The Halotia branconii CENA392 region AACTTATTTAACTTTTAACCAACTAAATATATCTACTGGCGAAATTTGCCAATCTGCTAACACACGCAGAACAGGTAATTTATCATCATCATATTTCACCTCTGGCATTTGGTTAGGTTGAAATATCATTACAGATTTATCCTCAGGATCAATTAACCAACCTAGTGTTGTTCCTTGGTTAACACAAAAAATAATTTTATTAATAACGCGGTTAGCAAATTGGTCAGGCGAAAGAATTTCAATTATCCAATCTGGATATATTTCAAATCTATTGGCAATCTCTCCATGTTCATCGACAGGAAGGCGTGACCAATCAAATACAGCAATATCTGGAACTAAAGAACTTTCATCAAATGTACAGCGTAACTCGATTAGCGCTAATGCTTTACGCTCAAATTCACTGAGACTATTAATAGCAGATGATAACTCAGTTCGGATTCTGCTATGCTTTCCTTGAGGCATAGGTTTTTGGTATATTTTCCCATCAATATATTCACTAGCTGGTTTAGTTTCTGGCGACTTAAAAAACTCTGTAAAAGAAGAATTAGACGCTAAATGTGGAGATGAAGTCATAAATAAGTTGGATAAAAGGGGCTAAATTTGTGTATTGTATCCGTAAGAAAATTGCTATATTTCTTCATTCACGATATATGAATGGTCATCCGGGAGTAGTAGAGGGTGGAAAATAATAAATCCCATACTTATTGGTTAAGAATATTAGTTTAAAGTAATTTTTGGACTAGCTTTAATAAACAGTAACGCTTAAAATCGAGTCCGTAGATTACAGTTTTCAAAGCTAAATATGAAACTTATCCAGAAAGGGTTTAGCGTAGTTTTACAGGTGTTAGCGACAGTCACTTTAGCTACTCCTGCATTGGCAGAAATCGTTAATATTAACCTGCTGCAACTCAATGATATTTACGAAATTACTCCTGTAGAAGGGGGAACTCGTGGCGGTTTGGCGCGTGTCGCGACCCTACGACAACAACTTTATAAAGAAAACCCTCGTACTTACACTGTGTTAGCTGGAGATGCTTTTAGTCCTTCGGCTTTAGGAACTGCCAAAATTAATGGTATACCCTTAGCGGGTCAGCAAATGGTAGCTGTAATGAATACCTTAGGATTTGACTATGCAACTTTTGGCAATCATGAATTTGACTTACCAGAAAACCTTTTCTATCAACGATTGCAAGAATCTCGCTTTCGCTGGGTTTCCAGTAATGTATCAAATAGTAAGGGGCAACCTTTCACAGGAGTTCCCCGATCGCTAATATTAAATGTCAAAGGCGATCGTGGTGCTATAGTCAAGGTAGGATTAATTGGTGTCACACTCGGTAGTAATCAGCCTCAGTACGTTAGTTACACTGATCCGATTGCCACAGCTAAGCAGCAAGTACAGGTACTCAAAGGCAAAGTAGATATTATCGTTGCTATTACCCATCTTGCCATTGAAAGCGATCGCCAGCTAGCGGAAACTGTACCAGAAATTGATCTTATTCTCGGTGGTCACGAACACGAAAATATCCAGCAATGGCGAGGCCGGGATTTTACACCGATTTTTAAAGCAGATGCCAATGCTAGAACAGTATACGTTCATCAATTGAGTTACGACACAATTAAGCAAAGTCTTGAGATTAACTCCCGTCTTGTACCAATTACCGACAAAATACCCGACGAACCCAAAACAGCCAAAGTGGTTAAAGAATGGTTAGTACGGGGTTATCAAGCATTTCGCGCCAATGGTTTTGAACCAGAACAGGAAATTGCCAAAATTCCAGATGCTTTGGATGGTTTAGAGTCTAGTGTCCGCAATAAATCTACGAAGTTAACAGAATTAATTACTCAGGCAATGTTAAGGGAAGTACCAGATGCCGATTTAGCAATATTTAACGGCGGTTCAATTCGGATTGATGATGTAATTCCTCCAGGCAGAATTACTCAATATGATGTGATTCGGATACTACCCTTTGGCGGCAAAATAGTAGCAGTAGAAATGAATGGTGCATTGTTGAAAAGAGTATTAGAGCAAGGACAAGCTAATAAAGGCTCTGGTGGATATCTGCAAACAGCCAAAATTACTCAAAAATTTAACTCAGTTAATTGGTTAATTAACGGTAAACTTCTTGACCCTAAACAAACTTACAAAGTTGCTATCAATGACTTCTTACTCAGTGGTAAAGAACAAGGACTAGATTTTTTAAATCTTCAACAACCAGGGATTAAGCTAATTACAGAAAAACGAGATATTCGTTTTGCAGTGATTGACCAATTAAAGAGCCAAGCAGCTGCTAATCAGATTTTAAAATAAGCTGGGGAGATAAAGGCGATCGCCTGTAAAGAATGCGACAGATGTGTAGGTTGGGTTAAGCGCAGTGCAACCCAACATGGATGAAGGTCTTGGGTTTCCTTACGTCAAACGCCACTTACTTTAAGTCGGCAGAGCCGCCCAACGTAGTGGCTCCCCAACCTACATGTACGGCAAATATTTTTTAAATTAGTATGAGTTGAAAGCTGGCAGCTAAGTTAAAAAAGCTTAAAGCAATGTGCGACTTTTCTCAAGTTTTTTGTACTATAGGCATTATCGGCAGCTGCAAGCTATAATCTGAGCCTTTTTAAATTCTCACAATGTTTCTACGATTTGCAGAATTTGCATAAATTACCTTAAAAGAAGTGTGAAATTTATAGCAGTTCTTGTTTAAATGCAAAACGAGTAAACGCTAATAGATTGCAAACATCAAAAATCTTGAAAAACTAAAATTATGAAAATGAAGTACTTATTGATAGTTTGGGTACTTATATTATCATTAGTCATTCCCAGCGAGGCACTTGCCCAAACAAAACAGCCTGATAATTTGATATCTGGACTGGGAACACATCACCATGCAATTTCTACTAGTAATCCTGAAGCACAAAAGTTTTTTGATCAGGGATTAAATTTAATTTACGCTTTTAATCATGATGAAGCAGTACGCTCTTTTAAATATGCTGCTGAACTTGACCCAAAATTGGCGATGGCATATTGGGGAATTGCCCTTGGTGTAGGAGCAAATATTAACTTAGATATAAATCCCGAACGAGAACAAGTCGCCTATCAAGCTATACAACAAGCTTTAGCACTATCCCCCCAAGCACCACCTCCAGAACAGGACTACATCGCCGCTTTAGCAACGCGTTACTCTAATAATCCAGATGCAGATTTGCATCAATTGGCAGTAGACTATGCTAAAGCAATGGCAAATTTAACTCAGCGCTATCCTGATGATTTAGATGCAGCAACACTTTATGCTGAAAGTCTGATGGATTTGCATCCTTGGCAACTCTGGACTAAAGAAGGTAAACCACAGGGCGATACAGGCGAGATTGTAGCTATTTTAGAATCGGTTATGCAACGTGACCCCAATCATCCAGGGGCTAATCATTATTACATTCATGCTGTGGAAGCATCGCCTTTTCCAGAACGTGCCCTCCAGAGTGCTAAACGACTGGAAACTCTAGTTCCCGCAGCTGGACATTTGGTACACATGCCTTCCCATATTTATTTTCGCGTGGGAGATTATCAAGGAGCAATGCTTGCAAACAAGCGGGCGATCGCTCAAGATGATATTTATCTGCGTAATCATCAAGTCGAGGGTATTTATCCCTTGATGTACTACAACCATAATGTACATTTTCTGATGATAGCTAGCAGTATGGCAGGCAAATACCAAGATGCTCTACAAGCTGCCGATAAATTAGTCACAAATGCTGCATCTATTGATCCATATTTACCCATGCTTGAGGGATTTTTGGGCAATAAAATGCTCATTCAGACACGGTTTGGTGATTGGGATAGTGTTTTAAAGACTCCTGCTCCTGATGTCAAATTACCTACTACTACAGCGCTCTGGCATTTCACCCGCGGTATGGCCAATGCAGCTACAGGCAAACTGAAAGATGCAAGAAATGAAAGTCGTGCTTTGCTATCCGCCAAACAGAACATTTCCGCCGAAGCAACTATTGGGTTCACTCCCGCTAATCGCGTTCTAGATATTGCGACAAAATATCTGGATGCCAACATTGCCAAAGCCAACCATGACTATGATTGTGCGATTAATTTATTACAGCAAGCAGTCACACTAGAAGATGCCCTCGATTATGTAGAACCACCCGACTGGTATTTTCCCACACGAGAAGCACTGGGCAATGTGCTATTAGCTAAGGGTGATTATGCAGAAGCAAAGAAAGTATTTCAAGCCGATTTACAGAAGTATCCTCAGAATGGACGTTCTTTGTTTGGTTTGCAGGCAAGTTTGCAAGCACAGGACAAGGTTGAAAATCTCTAAAAACGTAAACAAAAACGCCCCCCATTTGTGGGAGGCGTTTTTTATTCAGCTAAGACTGAGAAGATTAGCCGTTGATTGCAGGCGCAGTTAAAGCAACAGGAGCAACGTCA contains the following coding sequences:
- a CDS encoding bifunctional metallophosphatase/5'-nucleotidase — translated: MKLIQKGFSVVLQVLATVTLATPALAEIVNINLLQLNDIYEITPVEGGTRGGLARVATLRQQLYKENPRTYTVLAGDAFSPSALGTAKINGIPLAGQQMVAVMNTLGFDYATFGNHEFDLPENLFYQRLQESRFRWVSSNVSNSKGQPFTGVPRSLILNVKGDRGAIVKVGLIGVTLGSNQPQYVSYTDPIATAKQQVQVLKGKVDIIVAITHLAIESDRQLAETVPEIDLILGGHEHENIQQWRGRDFTPIFKADANARTVYVHQLSYDTIKQSLEINSRLVPITDKIPDEPKTAKVVKEWLVRGYQAFRANGFEPEQEIAKIPDALDGLESSVRNKSTKLTELITQAMLREVPDADLAIFNGGSIRIDDVIPPGRITQYDVIRILPFGGKIVAVEMNGALLKRVLEQGQANKGSGGYLQTAKITQKFNSVNWLINGKLLDPKQTYKVAINDFLLSGKEQGLDFLNLQQPGIKLITEKRDIRFAVIDQLKSQAAANQILK
- a CDS encoding Uma2 family endonuclease, producing the protein MTSSPHLASNSSFTEFFKSPETKPASEYIDGKIYQKPMPQGKHSRIRTELSSAINSLSEFERKALALIELRCTFDESSLVPDIAVFDWSRLPVDEHGEIANRFEIYPDWIIEILSPDQFANRVINKIIFCVNQGTTLGWLIDPEDKSVMIFQPNQMPEVKYDDDKLPVLRVLADWQISPVDIFSWLKVK